The following are from one region of the Oncorhynchus nerka isolate Pitt River linkage group LG8, Oner_Uvic_2.0, whole genome shotgun sequence genome:
- the LOC115132993 gene encoding NADH dehydrogenase [ubiquinone] 1 beta subcomplex subunit 2, mitochondrial-like, which yields MSSLGRAMGVLRAGTQLLTRGPQKIVTRKAGGGPHIEAQYRQFPQLTKSQTFQAELLSSAMWFWILWHCWHDPDAVMGHFPWPDASAWTDEELGIPADDEE from the exons ATGTCTTCTTTAGGAAGGGCCATGGGTGTTCTTAGGGCCGGGACGCAGCTTCTTACACGTGGACCTCAGAAAATAGTAACCCGAAA AGCTGGTGGTGGACCACACATAGAGGCCCAGTACAGGCAATTCCCACAACTCACCAAGAGCCAGACGTTCCAAGCAGAGCTCCTCAGCAGTGCCATGTGGTTCTGGATCCTGTGGCACTGCTGGCATGACCCAGATGCAGTAATG GGTCACTTCCCATGGCCTGATGCATCCGCATGGACAGATGAGGAACTGGGGATCCCAGCTGACGATGAGGAATGA